CAGAAACAACTTAAGAATTTAGGAGTTATAGGAAGAGTTGTGCTAGAAATAGCCAAATTTCCTATAGCTCCTTTTTTTTAATTGGAATCATACCATGTCCTTAATAGTCTGCAAGAGATAATAGAGGCATTTTCGTAGGGGCGCAACGCGTGATACGAAATCCGATGTACATACACCCACAAAAATGTAGGGGTAGTGCTCCCGTACCTACCCCTACCAAAAAGCAATTACTGGGGGTTCCCTACAGAAAGATTGTGGTTTCTCTATGTTGGATTTGGCATGAAACCCCCTACCAGGGAAATTAGCACATTCCAGACAATCGTTATTTTTCAGAAATAATATGATTCCCACAAAAGAGACCCCCCAACGGGAAATTTTCCCTACAAAAAAATTGTGTTTTTCCTATATTAAATTGGGAGGAAAATTGGATTCAGTATGACACTTTGCAAAATAATTCTAGAAGAATATTGAAAAATTCCATTCTCCGATCGCTCTCTTTAAGAAATAGCATTACCAACCAAAATAAAAATCTCTCTGTTTTTTCGGTTTTTCTACAGAAAATTCATCAAATTTGACCGCATGGGAATTGGGAGTGCGGGTATCGAAATAATAACTGCTGACCGTTTGAGTTCCCGTATCCAAAACACTAAAAACGGTAATGTCATTGCTGGCAATGTACGGCAAAGGCTGTTGCTGGTTATTTTCTCCAGAATCTTCTGTTAAAGGTGCAATAGTAGGTACAATAGGTTCTAAGCCGTTTGGGTCTCCCTGTAGCGTATACTTATCGCGATATTCTTTAGGAACGTTGCGTTTTTTGTCTTGAAAATAAGCACCATAAGTATTTCCCACATTGGAAGATTCTAGATAGTGAGTGGTTTGGGATTGGAAACGATTCCATACATGGGAATGACCGAAATAAACCAAATCGACGCCAGCCAACTCCAATAAAGGAACCACATCGCGAATTAAATAATCTTGGTCTGGGGGATATTCGTAGCGAATGGAAGTGATATTTCCCGATTCATCCCGTTTAATAATTTGTTCTGGGTCTGTATAGGGAGGAACAATATTGTCTCCCAAGGAATGGGGAGGGTGGTGAAACATGACAATTTTATGTTTTGCTTGTTGAAATGCTTGGCTTTGCAGTTCCTTTTTCAACCATTTGTACTGTTGGCTTCCTTTGGCAATGGGTTCAAAAATAATTTGTCCGTATCCCCAGTTTTCTGGGTTTTGAAAATCGGATTCACGTTCGCGATATTTGCCTTTGGTATTGGGATTTAGAGACGGTTTTCGCCAAATATTGGTGGCGTAGAGAACAACGAGGCGAATGTCGCCAAAGGTGGTGGCGTAGTATTTTTTGCCGCCAGGAATACTTTGGGGAAGGGTCAAGATTTCTTCGTAGGTGTCTGTGTTGTAGGAGTTGGCTTTTATCCAATCGTTGGCTACTTTGGGGTCTTGGCGGGGGTTGATGGTTTTGGCTTTTTGTTGGTAGAATTTTTGTGCGATCGCTTGGGGAAAAGCATCGTTAAATTGAGCGTTCAAACGAGTAGTTCCCGAAAAACGTCCCATCACTTCGTGGTTGCCGATGGCTGTATACAAAGGTACGTGTTGAATGAGTTCGCCACCAGTATAGGTTGTTTCCGTACCATTTTTTTCTAACCGATAGCTGGCATTTCCTTGCAAACATGGGAAAAATGCACCACCTTCGCTATCGTCAAACCATTCCGAAGCGCGATCGGGAACGTTTACCAGATCGCCAGCTACCAAAACAGCGTCTATTGGAGAAACGGTTTCCGCTACTTTTTGTAAGTTGGCAGCGGTCATAGGTTTTTGTTGGTGGTCGGAAGTAAGTAAAATTTTTACCGGTTTTCCCGATGGCGGTAACGGAGATAAGGTAAATTGACGGCTGCTGATGGATCGACCGTCTTCCCGAATGCTGGTTATGTAATAGGGAACGCGACGATTGGGGGATAAATCGGTTGCTTGAGCTTCGTGACGCCAAATATCTCGGAATTTCGGTCCTTGCTGGGATTGTCTGCGGTCTTCGCGAGTTCGAGTAAGCTTTTGCGTGGTGGCTGCAGCTTTTTTTTCTAAAGAATCTCCATATGTCAAAGTATGGGTAACACCTGGAAATTCTGTGAACCAGACAACACGTACGGAATCTTGCGTAGGCAGTTGCAGAAACGGGTCGCTAAGCAGGCCGGAACTTGGGGGAATGGTGGGAACAGACATATCTTGGGGTTGGCGGTTGGTGGATAAAAAGATGGTAGTACTTATCGCTGCAGCAATAAATAAGATGGTAAAGAAGTAGAAACGTGCAAACATAAGCGATCGCAGCGTGGGTTCCTGATGGAATTGAATGTTTGGGGGGTCAAGTTACCAGTCAATTTTAAGATTGGGCAAACTCCGCTTGTATTGTAGCGACTGCCAGCATGATTTCCATCTCGCTAAAAAATTGGGTGGTTGCTGGGAAAATATGCAAGCTTGCCCTCCTATCAATTTCTTTGGCAGACAAAGTTGCAGAAAAATTAATTGTTTAACTTACGATTTATTTTTATTGTTTATGGTAGGGCAGGTAAGCCAGTGGGAAACGGGAGTTTTCAAAAATTATCTCCAAAATTGTCTGGGAAGTAGATGCGCCTTGGCTACCCATCATGCCATTTAGCCATCCAAACGTGGCAGATTTCCCACCGACATAGAACTTCCGACCTACTTTGCCAATTAATTTATTTCTTGGCAATGACCCAAACAGCATGAACGATGCCGGGAATGTATCCCAAGATTGTCAAAACAATATTAATCCAAAACTGCGGTCCAATTCCCACCTGTAGGAAAACTCCCAAAGGAGGAAGGATGATGGCAAAGACAATCCGAATAAAGTCACCCATTTACTTCTCCTTAAATTGCAAAACTTTCTACCTGCCATTATAGGCAATAACTGGAAATAGCGTCGCCTGCCTAATGTTATCTGTAAAAATTGATGCTTCAATGGGGATAGGCGTCAATTTCCTGCAAAAGATTATGTTTCGACGAATGAAGTCTTTGGCAATTTGGGGTGTTATCGCGATCGCCGCGATCGCTTCTTGGAGTCTGGCAACACCAGCATTAGCGGTTTCCTCCGACTCTGCGGTGGCAGAACTTCAACAAGCGTACGAAAATCGCTACACTTGGGATAGCGAATTCCCTGGCTTTTCCGCTGAAGT
This window of the Geitlerinema sp. PCC 9228 genome carries:
- a CDS encoding metallophosphoesterase family protein, encoding MSVPTIPPSSGLLSDPFLQLPTQDSVRVVWFTEFPGVTHTLTYGDSLEKKAAATTQKLTRTREDRRQSQQGPKFRDIWRHEAQATDLSPNRRVPYYITSIREDGRSISSRQFTLSPLPPSGKPVKILLTSDHQQKPMTAANLQKVAETVSPIDAVLVAGDLVNVPDRASEWFDDSEGGAFFPCLQGNASYRLEKNGTETTYTGGELIQHVPLYTAIGNHEVMGRFSGTTRLNAQFNDAFPQAIAQKFYQQKAKTINPRQDPKVANDWIKANSYNTDTYEEILTLPQSIPGGKKYYATTFGDIRLVVLYATNIWRKPSLNPNTKGKYRERESDFQNPENWGYGQIIFEPIAKGSQQYKWLKKELQSQAFQQAKHKIVMFHHPPHSLGDNIVPPYTDPEQIIKRDESGNITSIRYEYPPDQDYLIRDVVPLLELAGVDLVYFGHSHVWNRFQSQTTHYLESSNVGNTYGAYFQDKKRNVPKEYRDKYTLQGDPNGLEPIVPTIAPLTEDSGENNQQQPLPYIASNDITVFSVLDTGTQTVSSYYFDTRTPNSHAVKFDEFSVEKPKKQRDFYFGW
- a CDS encoding YqaE/Pmp3 family membrane protein yields the protein MGDFIRIVFAIILPPLGVFLQVGIGPQFWINIVLTILGYIPGIVHAVWVIAKK